One segment of Purpureocillium takamizusanense chromosome 7, complete sequence DNA contains the following:
- the SET2 gene encoding histone methyltransferase set2 (COG:U~EggNog:ENOG503NU70~BUSCO:EOG09261B14), whose translation MEDDEHATQKMSKVRLEDGAAANGALADTDADGSTPVPDARNGKSPSSSNDVDGVKSRGESVGTPSSSKPSGLSRKSSQRSAAREAPLFDHLPDMTSDSCQTFQVISDCLYGSKNLGSTDNDALDCDCREDWQNGDNHACGEDSDCINRATKMECCADAGNCGGGCQNQRFQRKQWASVSVIKTEKKGFGLRANGHLQPNQFIYEYIGEVINEPTFRRRMLQYDDEGIKHFYFMSLSKSEFVDATRKGNLGRFCNHSCNPNCYVDKWVVGDKLRMGIFALRNIRAGEELVFNYNVDRYGADPQPCYCGEPNCVGFIGGKTQTERATKLPAAVVEALGIDDADGWDTTVAKKPRKKRPDEEDEDYVNSIQARSLDEDDARKVMAALVQCKEKWIAVKLLERIQRCDDERAIHSVMRMHAYQILKTTLNTFIDDHNLVLQVLEILDKFPRLTRNKIQDSNIEATVQNLSSSEHEDVSSRSKQLLEDWSKLEMAYRIRRRKVDPNAPVQNLYEERRGGQAREEETAQSTPKTASPRPPDAPKGPRSNVPQRNNSFFFNSQRQRRPPLPDGWFTAKDGRGNTYFYTKSGKTTWQRPTLPATDSAQKGPSKAMQEQLAIQSIIDKVTKEGTPKQPASQPKEAPEVHIAESKKDKWRTLPQDKQMKIYENTVFPTVKHVLDKFRHKLPKDELKRLGKEIAKKLVASDYKNNRVEDPTAALNEKQVLKIKKYVSDFLNRAVEKYGAHQSAHQKRKDTKESPSAGDPATLGKPGTAHSDAARGEERYDGVEDPTISDAGSPSSQDRKRKRAEELADSASATPSEGPDLKRLKEGDAGEPSPPPPPPPPPESAPEDEMADERRALREQEEALERENEEAQRLEDEANKTKMMEDAAEEIRKDIALAA comes from the exons ATGGAGGATGACGAACACGCCACCCAGAAAATGAGCAAGGTCAGactcgaggacggcgcggctgccAATGGCGCGCTGGCGGATACGGACGCAGATGGCTCGACGCCGGTTCCCGACGCGAGAAACGGAAagtcgccatcctcctccaacgATGTCGATGGCGTCAAGTCCCGCGGCGAGAGCGTCGGCACTCCCAGCTCCTCGAAGCCCTCCGGGCTGTCTCGAAAATCGTCCCAGAGATCGGCCGCACGCGAGGCACCCCTGTTCGATCACCTTCCCGACATGACCTCCGACTCGTGTCAGACTTTTCAGGTCATCTCCGACTGCCTCTACGGATCAAAAAACCTGGGCTCTACAGACAACGACGCGCTGGACTGTGACTGCAGGGAAGACTGGC AAAATGGCGACAATCATGCTTGCGGCGAGGACTCGGACTGTATCAACCGAGCAACAAAGATGGAGTGCTGTGCTGATGCCGGCAACTGTGGTGGCGGCTGTCAAAACCAGAGGTTTCAGCGCAAGCAATGGGCCAGCGTTTCCGTCATCAAaacggagaagaagggctTCGGCCTGCGTGCCAACGGGCATCTGCAGCCCAACCAATTCATTTACGAGTACATTGGTGAGGTCATCAACGAGCCCACGTTTCGGCGCCGCATGCTGCAGTACGACGATGAGGGCATCAAGCATTTCTACTTCATGTCGCTCAGCAAGAGTGAGTTTGTCGACGCGACTAGAAAGGGGAATCTGGGCCGCTTCTGCAACCACTCGTGCAATCCCAATTGCTACGTCGACAAATGGGTGGTTGGGGACAAGCTGCGCATGGGCATCTTCGCTCTGCGTAACATtcgtgccggcgaggagctggtcTTCAACTACAACGTCGACCGCTACGGGGCCGATCCGCAACCTTGCTACTGTGGAGAGCCAAACTGCGTGGGCTTTATTGGCGGCAAGACACAGACCGAGCGCGCCACCAAGCTGCCCGCGGCCGTTGTCGAGGCCCTTGGTATCGACGATGCTGACGGCTGGGACACGACCGTCGCCAAGAAGCCGCGGAAGAAGCGgccggacgaggaggacgaggactaTGTCAACAGCATACAAGCCCGCAGCctggacgaagacgacgcccgcAAAGTCATGGCAGCGCTCGTGCAATGCAAGGAGAAATGGATTGCCGTCAAGCTCCTGGAGCGTATCCAGCGCTGCGATGACGAGCGTGCCATTCATTCCGTCATGCGCATGCACGCATACCAGATTTTGAAGACGACGCTCAATACCTTCATCGATGACCACAATCTGGTCCTTCAGGTGCTCGAAATCCTTGATAAGTTCCCGCGCCTTACGCGGAACAAAATCCAAGACTCCAACATCGAAGCCACCGTTCAGAACCTAAGCTCATCTGAGCACGAGGATGTCTCATCGCGGTCTAAACAGCTTCTCGAGGACTGGAGCAAGCTAGAAATGGCGTACCGCATCAGACGGCGCAAGGTTGATCCCAATGCCCCCGTGCAAAACCTGTACGAGGAGcgtcgtggcggccaagCACGCGAGGAGGAGACTGCCCAGTCGACGCCGAAGACGGCCTCGCCACGCCCTCCCGACGCTCCAAAAGGGCCTCGCAGCAACGTCCCCCAACGTAACAACTCGTTCTTCTTCAACTCCCAGCGTCAAAGACGCCCTCCTCTGCCAGACGGGTGGTTCACCGCCAAGGATGGAAGAGGTAATACCTACTTCTACACCAAGTCTGGGAAGACGACCTGGCAGCGACCAACACTCCCGGCGACCGATTCTGCTCAAAAGGGTCCTTCGAAGGCTATGCAGGAGCAGCTAGCTATTCAAAGCATCATTGACAAGGTGACCAAGGAAGGCACTCCAAAGCAACCTGCGTCCCAGCCAAAGGAAGCGCCCGAGGTGCACATCGCCGAGAGTAAAAAGGACAAGTGGCGGACTCTGCCACAGGACAAGCAGATGAAGATTTACGAAAACACG GTGTTTCCTACCGTGAAGCATGTCCTGGACAAATTCCGCCATAAGCTTCCAAAGGATGAGTTGAAGAGACTGGGCAAGGAAATTGCTAAGAAGCTCGTCGCGTCGGATTACAAGAACAATCGAGTTGAAGACCCCACGGCTGCGCTCAACGAGAAGCAAGTGCTGAAGATCAAGAAGTATGTCTCAGACTTTTTGAACCGAGCTGTTGAGAAGTACGGCGCCCATCAGAGCGCCCACCAGAAGCGTAAGGATACCAAGGAGAGCCCGAGCGCCGGGGATCCTGCAACACTCGGAAAACCCGGGACAGCACACTCGGACGCAGCCAGAGGCGAAGAGAGGTATGACGGAGTTGAGGATCCTACCATTAGTGATGCCGGCTCTCCCAGCAGCCAGGATCGGAAGCGCAAGCGAGcagaggagctggccgatTCTGCCAGTGCAACTCCATCGGAAGGTCCGGACCTCAAGAGATTGAAGGAAGGCGATGCCGGAGAGCCCagtccaccacctccaccaccgccaccccCCGAGTCCGCGCCCGAGGATGAGATGGCGGACGAGCGCAGAGCGCTCCGAGAGCAGGAAGAGGCGCTCGAGAGGGAGAATGAGgaggcccagcgcctcgaggatgaggcCAATAAGACCAAGATGATGGAGGATGCGGCCGAAGAGATACGGAAGGATATCGCCCTTGCCGCTTGA
- a CDS encoding uncharacterized protein (EggNog:ENOG503P7JD): MDPTLPLTADEKRFILAEAIKVSPVDVEALAAFVRANNIPADLMHMHLPQGRNMKQCLQLLNQLGIPSSMSYSPPLAFNNPRGTNQSSPPRFLTSKTLSPPKRPSLAYIAPRPSNGAPEGPSFDQRDTSLRETRKTPKKRGRPSKADMAKRDLKPMLPQLIAPRPAPQVAQPPQPVFASSGRAQQTGRSISPAATSYSTHSTPSDDSRRAKRRRRTGNSAS; this comes from the exons ATGGATCCCACTTTGCCTCTAACGGCAGACGAGAAG CGCTTCAtcctggccgaggcgatCAAGGTCAGTCCGGTCGACGTGGAGGCGCTGGCAGCCTTTGTCCGCGCGAACAACATCCCAGCGGACTTGATGCACATGCATCTGCCTCAAG GTCGCAACATGAAGCAGTGCCTACAGCTTCTGAACCAGCTCGGCATTCCCTCCTCAATGAGTTATTCGCCTCCGCTGGCATTCAACAACCCGAGAGGTACAAACCAGTCATCTCCACCACGGTTCCTCACCTCGAAGACGCTCAGCCCTCCCAAAAGGCCGTCCCTGGCCTATATCGCGCCTCGACCATCGAACGGGGCACCAGAAGGGCCAAGCTTTGACCAGAGAGATACGAGCCTCCGCGAGACTCGGAAAACTCCCAAGAAGAGAGGCCGTCCATCAAAGGCGGACATGGCAAAGCGTGACCTCAAGCCTATGCTGCCACAGCTCATTGCGCCGCGGCCCGCTCCTCAGGTTGCTCAACCTCCCCAGCCAGTGTTCGCCTCAAGCGGGAGAGCCCAACAGACGGGCCGATCCATCTCCCCTGCTGCGACATCTTATTCCACGCATTCGACGCCCTCGGATGACTCGAGACGCGCCAAGAGGAGGCGCCGAACCGGCAATTCCGCATCCTAG
- the UGA1 gene encoding 4-aminobutyrate transaminase (COG:E~EggNog:ENOG503NWIR), whose protein sequence is MSAAIRAARTLRPAMAASATRPFTTAGAVRLASVKPFHKDEPAGPILKTSSFPGPEATRYAKELNEVFETRSLNMVADYTKSAGNYIADPDGNMLLDVYAQIASIPVGYNNPILRKIAETPEMVDAIINRPALGNFPSHTWASILKTGILKYAPKGLDNVYTAMAGSDSNEIAYKAAFMYRRQMERGGPEVDFTPEEIESAMRNEAPGSPKLSILSFKGGFHGRLFGSLSTTRSKPIHKLDIPAFDWPQATFPQLKYPLEQHAEENAKAEQASIDEVEHLIKTWRVPPAAVIVEPVQSEGGDNHASPSFYQKLRAVTRKHNVLLIADEVQTGLGATGKFWAHEHWNLQDPPDMVTFSKKAQTAGYYFRNIDMRPNKPYRQFNTWMGDPAKALLFRGICGEIERLDLVNNTAKVGDYLFGKLEGLAQKYPDHFQNLRGKGRGTFIAFDHPKRDEFLVKAKSFGINIGGSGASAVRLRPMLIFQQHHADILLEALEKLVKTL, encoded by the exons atgtcgGCCGCCATCCGTGCTGCCCGCACCCtgcggccggccatggccgcttCGGCCACGCGCCCCTTCACCACCGCTGGCGCCGTCCGCCTGGCCTCGGTCAAGCCCTTCCACaaggacgagcccgccggccccaTCCTCAAGACGTCGTCCTTCCCTGGGCCCGAGGCCACCCGCTACGCCAAGGAGCTCAACGAGGTCTTCGAGACGCGAAGCTTGAACATGGTTGCCGACTATACTAAGAGCGCCGGCAACTACATTGCCGACCCGGATGGCAACATGCTGCTCGACGT CTATGCCCAGATCGCCTCCATCCCCGTTGGCTACAACAACCCGATCCTGCGCAAGATCGCCGAGACGCCCGAGATGGTCGACGCCATTATCAACCGCCCTGCCCTCGGCAACTTCCCCTCCCACACCTGGGCCTCCATCCTGAAGACGGGCATCCTCAAGTACGCCCCCAAGGGCCTCGACAATGTCTacaccgccatggccggtTCCGACTCCAACGAGATCGCCTACAAGGCCGCCTTCATGTACCGCCGCCAGATGGAGCGAGGCGGCCCCGAGGTCGACTTCACCCCCGAGGAGATCGAGTCTGCCATGCGCAACGAGGCCCCCGGATCCCCCAAGCTGTCCATCCTCTCCTTCAAGGGCGGCTTCCACGGCCGTCTGTTTGGCTCCCTCTCCACCACCCGCTCCAAGCCCATTCACAAGCTCGACATCCCCGCCTTCGACTGGCCCCAGGCCACCTTCCCCCAGCTCAAGTACCCCCTCGAACAGCACGCCGAGGAGAATgccaaggccgagcaggccagcatcgacgaggtcgagcacCTCATCAAGACGTGGCGCGTCCCCcctgccgccgtcatcgtcgagccCGTCCAGAGTGAGGGTGGTGACAACCACGCCAGCCCCTCCTTCTACCAGAAGCTCCGCGCCGTTACCCGCAAGCACAACGTCCTCCTCAttgccgacgaggtgcaGACCGGCCTCGGTGCCACGGGCAAGTTTTGGGCGCACGAGCACTGGAACCTCCAGGACCCTCCTGACATGGTCACCTTCTCCAAGAAGGCCCAGACCGCCGGCTACTACTTCCGTAACATCGACATGCGCCCCAACAAGCCCTACCGCCAGTTCAACACCTGGATGGGTGACCCCGCCAAGGCCCTGCTCTTCCGCGGCATCTGCGGCGAGAttgagcgcctcgacctcgtcaacaaCACTGCCAAGGTCGGCGACTACCTCTTCGGcaagctcgagggccttgctCAGAAGTACCCCGACCACTTCCAGAACCtgcgcggcaagggccggGGCACCTTCATCGCCTTTGACCACCCCAAGCGCGACGAGttcctcgtcaaggccaagtCGTTTGGCATCAacattggcggcagcggcgccagcgctgtccgcctccgccccaTGCTCATCttccagcagcaccatgccGACATTTTGCTCGAGGCTCTGGAGAAGCTTGTCAAGACCCTGTAG
- a CDS encoding uncharacterized protein (COG:P~TransMembrane:10 (i161-179o233-253i324-346o358-374i386-410o422-439i460-480o500-518i561-582o588-612i)~EggNog:ENOG503NU7S): MADGEDGGLPVSQSVSQPPSPRTVRRPFAMNRHHSSSEHDERTPLLGAPSRSRVRLHTGATTPRIPHLSRNQSYTGSARGARNHNRHGSWGQRLISALSERRGSMSESKGSIFPDERVWYDQFTSTDWVHDTIADSHRVKALRSRKDFWGRVRVAFDGSQGWILSALSGVIVALIAYAVDVSESTVFDYKDGFCARAWYLDEKKCCPRGACEDWKSWSQAFDYHPFGEKWTDFSIYLFCVIGFSCLSCWITLWTKTVVPSAYRLTTLDENLAAERVPLLADDIHSDDNISPRQRHDPSRESPPMVYYSAAGSGVAEVRVILSGFVLHGFLGLKTLVIKMVALILSVSSGLSLGKEGPFVHMATCVGNIACRLFTKYDRNDAKRREVLSAAAAAGVAVAFGAPLGGVLFGLEEVAYFFPAKTLFRTFFCCITAALSLKFLNPYGTHKIVMFEIRYLVDWEFFELLSFIFVGILGGAIGALFIKASKFWAHSFRRIGAIKAYPLLEVFLVAVTTGLMSYWNGLTKLSVAKLLLNLASPCDDSTDASRDDLGLCPSSVDDIPPILLTLFVAFLIKGFLTIITFGIKVPAGIYIPSMVVGGLLGRIVGHLVQWLVLVAPDWAIFGNCATAADGTCIQPGVYGLIAAGATMCGVTRLSVTLAVILFELTGSLDYVLPFSLAVLVAKWTADAIEPNSIYDLLTSMNAYPFLDNKHKPVFTGDLADIVPRVRRERVIDITNSPIVPATSLRAKLETLHRAGELDGGLPIVRRDVLVGLIPAPDLEYALDQLEDEQTSLCLMDRVPSIDEDEEDEPDPTDFARYIDPAPVTLDVRSPLDLVYECFVKLGLRYICVSKDGKYAGMTHKKTFVKYMREMEESES; the protein is encoded by the exons ATGGCGGATGGGGAGGACGGAGGCCTGCCCGTCTCGCAGTCGGTCTCccagccgccctcgccacgcACTGTTCGCCGTCCATTCGCCATGAATCGCCACCACTCGAGCTCCGAGCATGATGAACGAACTCCCCTTCTCGGCGCGCCTTCCAGGTCTCGTGTGCGCCTGCACACAGGCGCTACGACCCCTCGAATTCCGCATCTGTCCCGCAACCAGAGCTACACAG GTAGTGCCCGCGGCGCTCGAAACCACAACCGGCATGGGTCATGGGGTCAGAGGCTGATATCTGCTCTCTCCGAGCGGCGTGGATCCATGTCTGAGTCAAAGGGCTCCATCTTCCCCGACGAGCGGGTGTGGTACGATCAGTTTACCAGCACCGACTGGGTACACGATACCATCGCCGATTCCCATCGTGTCAAGGCCCTGCGCAGCAGGAAGGACTTCTGGGGCCGTGTCCGCGTTGCCTTTGACGGCTCCCAGGGCTGGATCTTGAGTGCTTTATCCGGTGTCATCGTCGCACTTATTGCGTACGCCGTTGACGTGTCCGAGTCGACCGTCTTTGACTACAAAGACGGCTTCTGCGCGAGAGCCTGGTATTTGGACGAAAAG AAATGCTGCCCACGAGGCGCTTGCGAGGACTGGAAGAGCTGGTCCCAGGCTTTCGACTACCATCCGTTTGGAGAGAAATGGACTGACTTCTCCATTTACCTGTTCTGCGTAATCGGGTTTTCCTGCCTGTCCTGTTGGATTACGCTATGGACCAAGACGGTCGTCCCATCGGCATATCGCCTGACGACATTGGATGAGAACTTGGCCGCCGAGAGGGTGCCTCTACTCGCTGACGATATTCACTCCGACGATAACATCAGcccccgccagcgccacgaCCCATCGAGAGAGTCCCCACCGATGGTATACTACTCGGCCGCGGGCAGCGGGGTTGCAGAGGTTCGTGTCATCCTCAGTGGATTCGTGCTGCATGGCTTCCTCGGCTTGAAGACGCTCGTCATCAAGATGGTGGCCCTGATCCTCAGCGTCTCCTCTGGGCTCAGTCTTGGCAAGGAGGGTCCGTTTGTCCACATGGCGACTTGTGTGGGCAATATCGCCTGTCGACTATTCACCAAGTATGACCGCAATGATGCCAAGAGGCGAGAGGTGCTCtctgcggctgccgctgcgggcgtCGCTGTAGCCTTTGGCGCACCCCTGGGTGGCGTGCTCTTCGGCCTGGAGGAGGTGGCCTACTTCTTCCCGGCCAAGACGCTCTTCAGGACTTTCTTCTGCTGCATCACCGCCGCGCTCTCTCTCAAGTTCCTGAACCCATATGGCACGCACAAGATTGTCATGTTCGAGATCCGCTACCTTGTCGACTGGGAATTTTTCGAGCTGCTTAGTTTCATCTTTGTGGGCATCCTGGGTGGCGCCATCGGAGCCCTCTTCATCAAAGCATCCAAGTTCTGGGCTCATAGCTTTCGACGCATCGGTGCCATCAAAGCCTATCCGCTTTTGGAAGTATTCTTGGTGGCCGTCACCACGGGTCTCATGAGCTATTGGAACGGGCTGACGAAGCTCTCGGTTGCTAAGCTGCTCTTGAATCTCGCCTCTCCATGCGACGACTCCACCGATGCTTCTCGAGACGACCTGGGCCTTTGCCCCAGCTCTGTCGACGACATTCCGCCGATTCTGTTGACGCTCTTTGTCGCCTTTCTCATCAAAGGATTTTTGACCATCATCACCTTTGGTATT AAAGTGCCAGCCGGTATCTATATCCCGTCCATGGTTGTGGGCGGCCTTTTGGGCCGCATCGTCGGGCATCTAGTACAatggctggtgctggtggcccCGGACTGGGCCATCTTTGGCAACTGTGCCACGGCTGCGGACGGAACCTGCATCCAACCCGGGGTGTACGGCCTGatcgccgctggcgccaccATGTGTGGCGTGACGCGCCTTTCGGTGACGTTGGCGGTTATCCTATTTGAGCTGACGGGCAGCCTCGATTACGTCCTCCCCTTTTCTCTGGCGGTGCTGGTAGCCAAGTGGACGGCGGACGCCATTGAGCCCAACAGCATCTACGACCTACTCACGAGCATGAACGCATACCCGTTCTTGGACAACAAGCACAAGCCGGTGTTTACAGGCGACTTGGCGGACATTGTGCCTCGAGTGCGCCGCGAGAGGGTCATTGACATTACCAACTCGCCCATTGTGCCCGCCACAAGTCTGCGGGCGAAGTTGGAGACTCTGCACCGGGCCGgggagctcgacggcggcctgccgATTGTGCGGCGGGACGTGTTGGTGGGGCTTATTCCGGCACCGGATCTCGAATACGCGCTAGAtcagctcgaggacgaacAGACGAGTCTCTGCTTGATGGATCGGGTCCCGAGCattgacgaggacgaggaggacgagcccgacCCGACCGATTTTGCGCGCTATATTGACCCG GCGCCGGTGACACTGGATGTGCGGTCGCCGTTGGATCTCGTGTACGAGTGCTTTGTCAAGCTTGGACTGCGTTACATTTGCGTGTCGAAGGACGGCAAATATGCCGGCATG ACACACAAGAAGACGTTTGTCAAATACATGCGAGAGATGGAGGAGTCTGAGAGCTGA
- the SAS10 gene encoding something about silencing protein 10 (EggNog:ENOG503NYA0~TransMembrane:1 (i246-264o)~COG:B~BUSCO:EOG09264BOA) yields MGKKRKASSRNAEAKGPKDLDAADARLGPISTYEDVADSEDEYFLNRDKIMLDDEPGLKRRRKDDEDFELSDEEVLGYQDTDSEDDVRPKKPTKKSAKKSGDGESDEEGDEDEEGDEGWWGSSKKEYYDADNIKTEADALEEEAEAKRLQQKKLSKMREEDFVFDGDEWLAGEQEEEDNDEPVVEVLKDVEVTDDMTPEERSKLLATRYPEFEHLVNEFEALQPVLSQLKADAVGKSARTLEAIKYWVLGCYVAALGGYFAVLTSPARDGDKSQKALAPTELRDHDVMETLVDCRNAWERVKNARSLHTPSSLQPVEMDIDDIAVDALHNVEKPKKKKSTKLDKVSAAKKAEKLARAKQIEDTVADLYDLPVPSRKSKSSAKATQANKDDDNSDFGEEDALDERTAADKAARKKSLKFYTSQIAQKANKRAGAGRDAGGDMDLPYRERLRDRQARLMAAAEKRGQKGSKHGADLGDDDSDDDDNQVANSMRDNEDDYYDMVAHSSKGKREEKAARYAAFAAASKADRVVEKEEVGEDGKRKITYAIEKNKGLAPKRSKDVRNPRVKRRKQYEAKQKKLKSMKPVWKGGEPKGGYQGELAGINTAVVKSVKL; encoded by the coding sequence ATGGGCAAGAAAAGAaaggcctcgtcgcgcaatgccgaggccaagggccCCAAAGACCTGGATGCCGCTGACGCCCGTCTTGGCCCAATTTCCACCTATGAAGATGTCGCCGACTCCGAAGACGAGTACTTCCTCAACCGAGACAAGATCATGCTCGATGATGAGCCCGGATTGAaacggaggaggaaggatgacgaggactTTGAGCTGTCAGACGAAGAGGTGCTAGGCTACCAGGACACCGATTCGGAAGACGATGTGCGACCTAAGAAACCGACAAAAAAGTCTGCTAAGAAATccggcgatggcgagtcggacgaggagggcgatgaggacgaagaagggGACGAAGGCTGGTGGGGCTCCTCCAAGAAGGAATACTACGACGCGGACAACATCAAGACCGAGGCTGATGCCTTGGAAGAAGAGGCTGAGGCGAAGCGGCTACAGCAGAAGAAGCTGTCCAAGATGCGAGAAGAAGACTTTGTctttgacggcgacgagtggttggcgggcgagcaagaagaggaagacaacgacgagccagtcgtcgaggtcctcaAGGATGTCGAGGTCACCGACGACatgacgcccgaggagcgGTCGAAACTCCTTGCCACAAGATACCCCGAGTTTGAACACCTCGTCAACGAGTTTGAGGCGTTGCAGCCAGTTCTGtcgcagctcaaggccgacgcGGTCGGAAAGTCCGCCCGCACCCTGGAAGCCATCAAGTACTGGGTCCTGGGTTGCTACGTTGCCGCTCTGGGCGGCTACTTTGCCGTTCTGACCTCTCCCGCGCGAGATGGCGACAAGTCCCAAAAGGCTCTTGCGCCTACCGAGCTGCGGGATCACGACGTCATGGAGACGCTGGTTGACTGTCGCAATGCCTGGGAAAGGGTCAAGAATGCACGATCACTCCACACGCCAAGCAGCCTACAGCCCGTCGAGATGGACATCGATGACATCGCCGTGGATGCCCTGCACAACGTCGAGAAGCCCAAGAAAAAGAAGTCTACgaagctcgacaaggtcagcgccgccaagaAAGCCGAGAAGCTGGCCCGAGCCAAGCAGATCGAGGACACCGTCGCGGATCTGTATGACCTGCCTGTCCCATCAAGGAAATCCAAAAGTTCGGCCAAGGCCACCCAGGCcaacaaggacgacgacaactccgactttggcgaggaggatgcctTGGACGAGCGGACGGCTGCCGACAAGGCTGCGCGCAAGAAGAGTCTCAAGTTCTACACCTCTCAAATCGCCCAAAAGGCCAAcaagcgggcgggcgcgggccgcgacgccggagGAGACATGGATCTTCCGTACCGAGAGCGACTGCGCGATCGTCAAGCTCGACTCATGGCtgcggcggagaagaggggCCAGAAGGGATCCAAGCACGGCGcggacctcggcgacgacgacagcgacgacgatgacaaccAGGTCGCAAACTCCATGCGCGATAACGAGGATGACTACTACGATATGGTCGCCCATTCTTCCAAGGGCAAGCGGGAAGAAAAGGCTGCTCGCTACGCAGCCTTTGCCGCAGCCAGCAAGGCCGACAGAGTcgtggagaaggaggaggtcGGGGAGGATGGCAAGCGTAAGATCACGTATGCCATCGAGAAGAACAAGGGCCTGGCGCCCAAGAGGAGCAAGGATGTCAGGAACCCCAGAGTGAAGCGGAGAAAGCAGTACGAGGCCaagcagaagaagctgaAGAGCATGAAGCCCGTTTGGAAAGGAGGGGAGCCAAAGGGCGGATACCAGGGCGAACTGGCTGGTATCAACACGGCGGTGGTCAAGAGCGTCAAGCTGTAG